In Solobacterium moorei, a single genomic region encodes these proteins:
- the pepI gene encoding proline iminopeptidase produces the protein MKITEGYMPYLNYQTYYRIVGDITKPALILLHGGPGSTHNYFELLDSLACDDYCVVMYDQLGCGNSYVEGRPELWKPETWVNELIALREHLNLTKVHLLGQSWGGMLALDYVLHYNPVGVESLILSSTLSSASLWASEQHRMICFMSEANQHAIEIAEETGNYESEEYIIANTHFMHAHCAGVYEIGKAPDCLTRPKRTGKESYLYGWGPNEYTPTGSLAGFEVTNELKNINIPTLIISGTNDLCTPLVAKTMYDNIKHATWYLFPNCRHMVFAEATTQYIQLLQSWLKQTESVSH, from the coding sequence ATGAAAATTACAGAAGGCTACATGCCATATTTAAACTATCAAACCTACTATCGTATTGTCGGTGATATTACCAAACCTGCTTTAATTCTATTACATGGTGGTCCTGGTTCTACGCATAACTACTTCGAGCTTCTTGATTCACTTGCTTGCGATGATTATTGTGTTGTCATGTATGACCAGCTAGGCTGTGGAAATTCCTACGTTGAAGGTCGTCCTGAACTATGGAAACCTGAAACTTGGGTCAATGAGCTGATTGCATTACGCGAGCATCTCAACTTAACAAAGGTGCATTTATTAGGTCAATCATGGGGTGGTATGCTTGCGCTAGACTATGTATTACATTACAACCCTGTTGGTGTTGAATCGCTAATACTATCTAGCACATTATCCTCCGCTTCCCTATGGGCAAGCGAACAACATCGTATGATTTGTTTCATGTCTGAAGCCAACCAACACGCAATAGAGATTGCGGAAGAAACAGGTAATTATGAAAGTGAAGAGTACATTATTGCCAACACTCACTTCATGCATGCACATTGTGCAGGTGTATATGAGATTGGTAAAGCACCTGATTGCCTAACACGCCCAAAGAGGACGGGAAAAGAATCGTACCTCTATGGTTGGGGACCAAATGAATATACACCAACCGGAAGTCTTGCAGGTTTTGAAGTAACGAATGAATTAAAGAATATCAATATTCCTACTCTTATTATATCTGGAACAAATGACTTATGCACTCCTCTTGTTGCTAAGACAATGTACGATAATATCAAACATGCTACATGGTACCTATTTCCAAACTGTCGCCACATGGTCTTCGCAGAGGCTACTACGCAATACATCCAATTACTACAATCGTGGTTAAAACAAACTGAAAGTGTATCCCATTAA
- a CDS encoding BglG family transcription antiterminator, which produces MDRQDRLLFLLVKENDRRKSIREIANLFGVTARTIRNDIEVLNDVLVCNGASIKTERKGVSISIQDKEKLEDYLQSIESNRERVLTAQDRVRQIIETLLTSDESVRMDDLADAMFISRATLKNDMKIVRNILADFGIEIDYRAYQGMRAIGSEQQYRLCLTRIQMEEPFYTQQLPENNQLDVIHKIIADKIMKYNFAISDLSLNNLTFHIYIAIQRILDGKVIRLGKETEQQMENDSDLVMTKAIIQDIEKEFDVKFPDSEVYYVLMHLSSKKIIRLSNGQQSSSVVDEDTFEIVLAMLEAVNETFRIDLRYDFELATLLSLHVIPFKVRLQNHIASYNPLANQIREHFVLAYSMATVACGVLKKMYNRCICKDEIAYIALHFNVALEKKREKQTKEKVLIVCGSGRASSELLRYQIEEKFGKNLEVVGTASLNTLHSQNLEGIDYILTTVPIEEKLNIPVIEVNAFLGKSAIENVHAMIQKTRDLQIFNYFREDMFFGNLPYNDKEEVIHFLCMQAQKKVDISNDFEKAVLERESVGATAFGNMVAIPHPIHPMGKESFVEIGILQKAIQWDKDTVQIIFLLSMKEKGDDTMPAFYKVLSQIVSSDEYTKELIRTQTFDKLHEIILKIEEESV; this is translated from the coding sequence ATGGATAGACAGGATAGACTACTTTTCTTATTAGTGAAGGAGAATGATCGCAGAAAATCAATTCGAGAAATTGCGAATCTTTTTGGTGTGACTGCTCGTACAATTCGTAATGATATAGAAGTGCTTAATGATGTGCTTGTATGTAATGGGGCAAGTATCAAGACGGAACGTAAGGGTGTTTCAATTTCGATTCAAGATAAAGAAAAGCTAGAGGATTACTTGCAGTCTATCGAAAGTAATCGTGAAAGAGTTCTAACAGCCCAAGATCGTGTTCGCCAGATTATAGAAACCTTACTCACTTCTGATGAAAGTGTGCGCATGGATGATCTTGCGGATGCGATGTTTATCAGTCGTGCAACTCTAAAAAATGATATGAAGATTGTCCGCAATATTCTTGCGGATTTTGGCATTGAAATAGACTATCGTGCATATCAAGGTATGCGTGCAATCGGTAGTGAGCAACAGTATCGTCTTTGCCTAACAAGAATCCAAATGGAAGAACCATTCTATACACAACAACTACCAGAAAATAATCAATTAGATGTCATTCATAAAATCATTGCAGATAAAATTATGAAATACAATTTCGCGATATCGGATTTATCACTGAATAATCTAACCTTTCATATTTATATTGCAATACAACGTATCCTGGATGGTAAAGTGATTCGTCTTGGTAAAGAAACAGAACAGCAGATGGAAAATGATAGTGATCTTGTGATGACCAAGGCTATTATTCAAGATATTGAAAAGGAATTTGATGTGAAGTTTCCGGATAGTGAAGTGTATTACGTGCTAATGCATTTGAGTAGTAAGAAGATTATCCGTCTTAGTAATGGACAGCAGAGTAGTTCGGTCGTGGATGAAGATACCTTTGAGATTGTTTTAGCGATGTTAGAAGCAGTCAATGAAACCTTCCGCATTGATTTGCGTTATGACTTTGAACTTGCGACATTATTATCTTTGCATGTCATACCGTTTAAAGTTAGATTACAGAATCATATTGCAAGCTATAATCCACTAGCAAATCAAATCCGTGAGCATTTTGTGCTTGCGTACTCAATGGCTACTGTTGCCTGTGGTGTATTAAAGAAAATGTACAACAGATGTATCTGTAAAGATGAGATTGCGTACATTGCATTACACTTTAATGTTGCACTAGAAAAGAAACGCGAAAAGCAGACAAAAGAAAAAGTGCTAATTGTCTGTGGAAGTGGACGGGCAAGTTCGGAACTACTGCGCTATCAGATTGAGGAAAAGTTTGGTAAGAATCTAGAGGTGGTTGGTACAGCTAGCTTAAATACATTGCATAGTCAGAATCTTGAAGGAATTGATTATATTCTGACAACTGTGCCAATTGAAGAAAAATTGAATATACCAGTCATTGAAGTCAATGCTTTCTTAGGAAAGAGTGCAATTGAAAATGTTCATGCAATGATTCAGAAGACACGCGATTTACAAATCTTCAACTACTTTCGTGAGGATATGTTCTTTGGTAATTTACCATATAACGATAAAGAAGAAGTTATTCATTTCTTGTGCATGCAAGCACAGAAGAAAGTAGATATCTCAAATGACTTTGAGAAGGCTGTGCTTGAAAGAGAGAGTGTTGGTGCAACTGCATTTGGAAATATGGTTGCGATACCGCACCCAATCCACCCGATGGGTAAAGAGAGTTTTGTTGAGATTGGCATCTTACAAAAAGCAATTCAATGGGATAAGGATACGGTACAGATCATCTTCCTTTTATCTATGAAGGAGAAGGGTGATGATACCATGCCTGCATTCTACAAAGTACTCAGTCAGATTGTAAGTTCTGATGAATATACAAAGGAACTGATCCGCACCCAAACCTTTGATAAGTTACATGAGATTATTCTGAAGATTGAAGAAGAATCCGTATAA
- a CDS encoding PTS sugar transporter subunit IIA, which translates to MFAKELTIFTDKVYCDKYEVIEDIAHLPNEFVNNSDEYAKAVIARENVIATYIGYGIAIPHAISAAVNQAFVIYVKFLNGCPWANEDGEDRVDHMMMIGVPADKGSTQHLKILAELSKNLMHEDFREKFLNTKSPEESYELLKSIEKEMEV; encoded by the coding sequence ATGTTTGCAAAAGAATTAACGATTTTCACGGACAAAGTTTATTGTGACAAGTATGAGGTAATTGAAGACATTGCACATTTGCCAAATGAATTTGTAAATAATAGCGATGAGTATGCTAAGGCTGTTATTGCCCGTGAAAATGTAATCGCAACCTATATCGGTTATGGTATTGCAATTCCACATGCGATTTCCGCTGCAGTCAATCAAGCATTTGTCATCTATGTAAAATTCTTGAATGGATGTCCATGGGCAAATGAAGATGGTGAAGACAGGGTTGATCACATGATGATGATTGGTGTGCCGGCTGATAAAGGATCTACGCAACATTTGAAGATTCTAGCAGAACTCAGCAAGAATTTAATGCACGAAGATTTCCGTGAGAAATTCTTAAATACAAAGAGTCCTGAAGAGTCTTACGAACTTTTGAAATCAATTGAAAAGGAGATGGAAGTATGA